The genomic window CCTCTTCTTGTTCATCTGGCAGTGGCCACTTTCACATTTCCAAACTGAGTGAAACATGAAGGCTGCTCATTATAACATTACCTGCTGACAGCCTGGCTACTCTTGGACCTAGTACCttccatctttccatctctctctctctctctctctctctctctctctctctctctctctctctctctctctctctctctctctctctctctctctgtctcatacacacacacccacacatatacacactcacacacataaacacacactcaGACACTTCAATTAGGTACATCAATCAGCCATCACACTACCATGACCAGTTTTAGTCTGGTAACAATTGTCTGGGCAAGAGGGAACCATGCTCATgactaaaatgttttattgactaAGTGTTCAACCCCAATTTAGTGACATGATGAAAGTCCCAAGGGATGATCTGGTTTGGTTTGTGTCCAAGTCACCCAGTAGAACACTTGAAAGGAATAAGGGCAACAGAGAAGCACCCATCAAGTTTAGGAGTGTGATGTAGTCCTTGGACTCTAGTAGAGATGTCACTGGCATAGGGCAGTTTGGACATTTACCCGAAGTGCTAAGATTTAGAGGACAAGACAGCACTTCTACTCTTTCAGAAGGCAAAACAACTAAACTTGGCAGATGCttaacaagaataattagttaaaatagaatGATACCAGATTGCATGTTTTTGCCTCATTCTCCCACATTCTCACAGGATGCAAAACATAGGTGATCCTCTCATGCTTAGCCCTACGATGTTTGTTCCCTCAGTGGTAACCTCCAGAGCACTGGTCTTTTGTCATCTTAGGGTCTCTCTCTTGGCCTCCCTCTCACAGGGCAATGTCTTCTTTACTTCCACTCCAAAGGAACTGGTTCCTGAGAAGAGATTTGAAATCTCTGGACTTTTCTCTATGTCTTCTTCagaatttttcagaaaaaaaaggtgATTCAAGGATGTTTTTACTGCTGCTTACCCTAGGCACATTTTCTGATGCTTTCCCCAGGCATCAGATTCGCTAGGTACAGATCTACCTTTTATTCTCGGTATTGCCACTAAAGAGCTTCATAACTGAGCtaattatttctgcctttctaggcttcagtttcacatgtaaaatgacaCATTTAGgatagatgacctttaaggtctttGTCATCTGTAAACTACAGAATTCTATAGGAAGCAGTTGGGAGTTTTGGTCAATACTTAGAGtatgaaaaaatgatgaaaactgTATGATTCAGAGCAATcaataaatgaaaaatcatttcttaagcacctatgatgtgccaggcactgttcgaGGTCcggaagatacaaatacaaaaatgaagctTTCCCTATCTTCCAGTAACTTTGATTCTATAGGATTAATCCCATTACCTCTCTGGGCCCATGTCCTCCTCTTTTGGTCTATAAAAGGGTATCTTAAGCTGGGattcatgaacttgtttttgCAGGATGCTGCTCACTAcattcaacataattggttttgtttgtaattcTGCACAtttgattttatgcattcaaaaagtGAGCAGTCCTTATACTGTCAAAGGCCTttatgacagagagagagggagggagagagagagagagagagagagagggagggagggagggagggagggagggagagagagagagagagagagaactgttcTGAATAAACTCCAAGGTTTCTTCTCATTCTGATAATTGATACTCCTAAGACTGCCATCTCCTTAAAGTCCaggcctttttcatttttcttttgctatCCCTTTACCAAGCATAATACTTGAtaatagtaggtgcttcataaatgtttgcctGATTAACTATTTGACACCAAAAGGCATTTCATGTACAAACAGATGGCTTCTCATAAACACGCTTAATGAAATTCTTTCACATTTGTCTGTTTCCCTTGGATGGTCATGGAAGTTTAACTGAATGCTGCTGATCTAAGATTCACTCATTCAGATCTATGATGTTTCCCCAAAAGTGCCCTGAGTTTGGCATTCAGTAATGTCTTTGGTTCCTTTACTCAGATATGGTCCTACTATTCTGAGGACCTCACCAGGCACAGCTCCCAAATCAAAATGCTAGTTGGGGCATCTAGCTTGGCACTGTCCTGGGCCCCACCCACTTCCACACCCAAAGCAGCAGAAACATCCAATGCTGGGCCATTTCCTGAAACAGAATTCCATGGTGACAGCAGGAGGGGAATTATCACAGTCTGTTCTGAAGAATTGTATTCTTCCATAAGATTTCTGTGTGTGACAAGAATCCCTGGTGCCCATGCTAACCTTGGGGTGGCATTCCAGTAGTATCCCAAAGTCATCACTGAGGAAAGATAGTCCCAAAAGACAGGTAACACAACCCCTTCTAGAATCATCTATACCATCTATGctcaaggaagagaggagagaatccAGTGTTAAGAGCCTCTCACATCAGTTGTGATGACTGGAGACCAGGAGGGAAACCTTCCAAAAAGCCTGCAGCAGAGAGATACACAATTCTGTATTCACAAAAtacggtgggggggggggggcgatcAACTGGGGTGAAATTCtaccccctcttctcctctcatcCCATGTACCTACCCACACATATGAGTTCTGCTGTATCCATCCCATCTACCATGAGCAATGCCCTCTACAACCCCACAGATGATGGGGTCTAGCTTTTCCCATTTCATGCAGCAGATTCCGATCTGTCACTAAACACAGGGATGTACCCTATATGTGTCCTCCCCAGCACTGATgcctacatgtatgtgtgtaggcTGGCCGAGCCCAGCATCTAATCATAGCTGCCTTGCACACAGACATTCTTCTCTGCAAgactgagtctctctctctctctctctctctctctctctctctctctctctctctctctctctctctctctctctctctctcggcaAGAAATGGCTTTGCCAAACCTGCCTgaattggaaaataaaacaaaccagcCACCAAGGAGTGCTGGCTGGGTGCAATGCTCCTGTCTGCATTAGAAAGACtgggaggaggggtggggggaagaaacaAAACCCCAGGAGCATTCTTCTCTTCCAtcactttttcactttcttgAGTTGCTCTTCCAAAGCCAGGAACCCAACGGCTATTGCCACAGAGATTCATATGTGTCTTCTCCATCTAGGAAGCTtaaaggggtgggggaggtggggaactAAGGGGAGGGGAATGAATAATGCAGTTTCCCACTTAAAAATACTCTGCCCTTGATTATTCTTTCTCTGCccacccacctctctctctctctctctctctctctctctctctctctctctctctctctctgaaaaatGGACCAAGAGGCTTAAAGTATTTTCCATTTCATCAAAGAACATATATTACTTTACTGGTTCACTCCAGTGTTGGTTTTATGCCCACCCCTTTTCAATCTACCCATGTCTGAGGTGCACAGGCAAGACGTACAATCGTGAGCAGCTTACGACACTCACTGAGCAGAAGGTGCCTCTGCAAGACCCAGCAGCCGCGGCATCGTCGGCAGCAGCAGCatcggcggcagcagcagcagcagcaccatcggaggcagcagcagcggcggcggcagcagcagcatcactgCTCAGCCAAAGGGGAGCATCCTCTCGCCACCACCGCCGCCGCCCCTGCTCCTGCCCCTGCCCCCGCCGCTCGCCTTCTTCTCTCCGCTTCCCTCCACCGTCTCTCCCTCCTGGCGTCCCTGCCAAGCGCCAGCACCCCTAAGCCAAGCGGACGCCCCAAAGGATGGGCAGCCTAGCTCTCCGGAGCCGCTCAGGGAACGGATGGCCAGCCGTCTCGGCGGAGTGATGAAGGTGGCGCCGCCGGCTAGTGCTCATTTCCAATGACGGACATTAACCGGATTGTCAGCTCCCGCGGAGTCGTTGGGAAAGAGTTTGGAGGGTTTTTCCCCACCACGTCACCGGATTAACTGCAGAGAAAAAGGAGCcgggggaggtggtggtggtggaggtggtggtggtggtggtggaggaggaggaggaggaggaggaggaaggaggaggaggaaggaggaggaaggagaagaggaggacgGAGAGACGAAGCTCTCGCCTGTAGTTCGGGAAACTTGCAGGTCCTAGAAGTCAGCGAGCCAGAGAGCCGGCCATCCCTTCCAGCCCTGGGAGCCCGAGCAAAGTGAGACATTGTGAGCCCGCCAGCTTTGCTCCGAATTGAAAGGGACGGAATTTGTAGCACAGAGGGGTCTTTTCTAGCCCTGCATATAATTAGCCCAAACACAAAGGAAGCATCTGAATGGAGGTTGTCACTCTCTGGAAAAGGGTGGGTAAGACactttttaattaaattctttcacgaagaaagatttttttcctccttttttttttctttgctgcaGTCTCTAACATGGACAAAATCACGATCTTTTTGCCGTTGCGTTTCCGTGAACTTTAAATGACGCCCAGCTTTCTGCATGTTTAAAGGTGAACCGTGTGCCtggagattttatttatttatttttgctctggctctctctctttttaaatactcttttcatttatttgccaccccaccccaccccctccccgaAATAAAATATGATGTAGACTCCTGACCCAGCGGTTCAATGGACATTGTCGAACCTCTCCGGAAAGATTCTTGCTAATGGATTTCCTGCTTCTCGGGCTCTGTCTAAACTGGCTGCTGAGGAAACCCCCGGGGTGGATGGTGTGTGTGCTGGGTGTCGGCTTTCAGATGCTCCCGGCGGCGCAGAGCGGGTGCCCGCAGCTGTGTAGGTGCGAGGGGCGGCTGTTGTACTGTGAGTCACTGAACCTCACAGAGGCGCCTCACAACCTGTCTGGCATGATGGGCTTGTCTCTGCGGTACAACAGCCTCTCGGAGCTGCGTGATGGACAGTTCACGGGGTTAATGCAGCTCACGTGGCTCTATCTGGATCACAATCACATTTGCTCTGTGGAGGGGGACGCCTTTCAGAAGCTCCGCCGGGTGAAGGAGCTCACCCTGAGCTCCAACCAGATCAGCCAGCTGGCCAACACCACGTTCCGGCCCATGCCCAACCTGCGCAGCGTGGACCTGTCCTACAACAACCTGCAGGCGCTGGCGCCCGACCTCTTCCACGGGCTGCGGAAGCTCACCACGCTGCACATGCGGGCCAACGCCATCAAGTTCGTGCCCGTGCGCATCTTCCAGGACTGCCGCAGCCTCAAGTTCCTCGACATCGGCTACAACCAACTCAAGAGCCTGGCGCGCAACTCCTTCGCCGGCCTCTTCAAGCTCACCGAGCTCCACCTGGAGCACAACGACCTGGTGAAGGTGAACCTGGCTCACTTCCCGCGCCTCGTCTCCCTGCACTCGCTGTGCCTGCGCCGCAACAAAGTGGCCATCGTCGTCAACTCCCTGGACTGGGTGTGGAGGCTGGAGAAACTGGACCTGTCGGGCAATGAGATCGAGTACATGGAGCCGCACGCCTTCGAGGCGGTCCCCCACCTCGACTCGCTGCAACTCGACTCCAACCGGCTCACCTACATAGACCCGCGGATCCTCAACTCCTGGAAATCCCTGTCCAGCATCACGCTGTCGGGGAACGTGTGGGACTGCGGCCGCAATGTGTGCGCCCTGGCCTCGTGGCTCAGTAACTTCAAGGGCCGCTACGACGGCAACCTGCTCTGCGCCAGCCCCGAGTACGCCCAGGGGGAGGATGTCCTGGACGCCGTGTACGCCTTTCACCTCTGCGAAGACGCCGCCGACCCCACCAGCGGCCACCTGCTCTCGACCGTGACCAACCACAGCGACAGGGCGGCCAACATCAGCCCAGCTACCACGGTCTCGGCCGGCGGGGTGCAGGATGTGGAGGGAGCCAGGACGACGGACGCCGTCGGGGGGGTCACTGTGCCCGTCGAGCACGCCGAGAACGCCGTTCAGATCCACAAGGTGGTGACGGGGACCATGGCCCTcatcttctccttcctcatcgTGGTGCTGGTTTTGTATGTGTCCTGGAAGTGTTTCCCAGCCAGCCTCAGGCAGCTGCGACAGTGTTTTGTGACACAGCGCAGAAAGCAGAAGCAGAAACAGACTATGCATCAGATGGCTGCCATGTCAGCCCAGGAATACTATGTGGACTACAAGCCCAACCACATTGAGGGCGCGCTGGTGATCATTAACGAGTACGGGTCCTGTTCCTGTCACCAGCAACCAGCCAGGGAATGTGAGGTGTGATGGGGGCCGAGGGGGTTTCAGACCTGTGAGCAACCAAATAACcgtgggggagagaggagacgGGGAGGGTTGGCGGTTCCCTGCTTTCCCATGCGCTTCTGGACTGAATTGGTCAGAGACTCTGGTCTCCAGACTTGAGATTTTAGCTTTATCCGtgtcttaaaaacaaacaagaacacAGAACAGAAACCAGAACCCCCATCCATCACACTCTCCTACCCACATACTCTGCctcgaacacacacacacacacacacacacactcacacatacatacacacacaccacacaaccTTCAGGACAGTTTATCTTAAATTTCATATGAGAACTCCTCTCTTTGAAGACTTGTCTATATTCAGGAATCTGAGAGTGTAAAAAAAGGTACcaatcattgatttttttttttttgtaaactaaaaatgtttaaaataaaatagcatttacAGTTTTCACAGACTGGTGTACCCTAAATGCCTTGTTCCCCACGGGGCAGGAATGCAACAGCTACTAGATCTCTTCCTCCTTGGGATTCGCTGCTGACATGGAATCAAACAGTAGGGAAAGCAAGAAATTAAGAGAGGGAATAGCATTCTAGTATAATGATGGATGCCTACGGATGGCACATTAAttgtgggagggaaggagaggagggagaagagcagGACACTTTAaatatctaaatatttaaaatattcccTGAAATATTTCCCTGAAAATGCTATGAACTCGATGTCTTTAAAGAAGGTAATTGATACTCTTATAAATGTTTAAGTCCTGAGTAAGTTcctggcattttttaaaaaggatcttAAAGCAGTTTACCCACATAAGTCACTGGTATGGGTCATGgaaaggaagcttttttttttttaaatctgtgtcATTGACATTTGTAATCCATGGGAAGGAGTATCTCCTCAGCTCTACTCCACCCCGTTTGCTTCTAGTACTCCTCTGCTCCCTGCttcaggagggagagaagaagagggtgatagggaaaaaggagatggagagagggagatggagagagggagatggagagagacagagaaaactcTCACAGTTCTCTGCACTAGCAGGGGgctgctgagaagagcaaagccAGATCCAAATTTTCAGTGGTAAAAGCGCTGTGTGTTTCCAAGAGTGAACTGCTAAAACTGCAAGTAAGCTTAAAGGATGATAGAGAATAGTGCACTTCTAGTTACTATAGGGAACCCctctcaaatcctacctcaggatGAATGCCTCCAGCAAATTAAAGCCTAGCAGAAAAGATTAGGAGTAAACGCCCCTCCCCCCATGCCATCAGCtgggggtgaggaagatcttcatTTCATCTTGTGCTTGTACATGACTGAGAGGATGATAGAAAGAAGCCCTAGTGTTTGTTAGTAAGACAGAAGACCTATTCCGTTCTTGGCTGTCTTTTTAGAAGCTTATGATTTTActgagtgttttgtaatttttgccCTTGCTGGCAAAACCGGTCAAATGCTTTCGTCACTACCACTTCAGTTCTGCTTCTGAGACCTAAGGCAGCTGTATTGGGGAAAACATCAGGTTATAGAGATGAGGGGTTGTGTGTATGGGGCGGGGGCGAGGGTGGTGAGAGGGGTTTTGGAGTGTGGAGTTGCTGAGGGTGGGAAGGGGCTCTTTGAATAGCTAAGCAAATGTATGATGTGAATAAAAATTTCCTGGTGGCAAATTTTCAAACCTGATTCCCCATTATCCACGTCCAGAGCTCTCTCAAAGCCAGAGGCTCACCCATGCAGAAGATGCGTCTTTTATGGGAGAATTCCAAATtgcagaatggggaaaaaaaaaaaaaaaaaagaatgttaccAGACATATAAAGCCAGGAACACTTTTATCAGAGGCAGGGCGGCATCACCAGGACATTTGTGGAAGCTAAGGGTGTGGGTTCCTTACTCGATCTCTCGATCTCTCTTTTCTTAAGGATAGATGAATATGCTAATGTTTTAAACTGATTTCTGAACAGATCTTtaaaaggaaatacagaaaatTCTTTTCTAATGTGAAACAATGGAAGGCTGGCTTGGATGCACAcgcagatatatgcatatatgcatacatcaaAAGTCCACTTTTCCTTACTTGGGAAAGTTCATCCTGCTTTATTCTAATTAAAATGTGACATAATGACATTCAGGATGCAAATGAAACCCATTCAGACATTTGGTAGTCTGAGAAGAACAGTGATCTGATTTGAGAGCTTGGAAGGGGACTGGGATTTGGAAAACACTTTTAACTCCAGACATTATCTTTTGGATTAGCTACACTAATTATGTCTTTCTGCATTCCTTTTTGCAATGACTAGGACTTTTATAACAAGTGTAGCccttcaagtgtgtgtgtgtgtgtgtgtgtgtgtgtgtgtgtgtgtgtgtgtgtgtgtgtgtgtgtgtatgggagatggatggaagggggggggggtaaaGCTCTCTGTTCTGTGCCTTACATCTGTAATTGAGCAGTGCTAGGATGCTATCCTCTGGAAAACAGTCCTCTGTTTTCCAGTGAATGCCCTGAAACTCTAATGACTAAGGGCAGGTGCTTCTAATGCCATAAATATAAACCTGACATGTGAACACCACCTGAGTTTAGACTCAAATGCTGGTTCATGTCATGGTGTATTAAGGTAAGGTCTATGTGGGTTGCATCTGTAGACTTAGGGGCAAAGTTTTTAAGAAGCAAATACCCTCCCCAAATCAGAGGCCCTTCACTCCTTTGCGAAAATAGGGAGCTTAAAGAAATTCACTTTGCATTTATCTCCTACTACCTTTGCTCCCAAACCCCCAGACTTTTATAGTTGTTGagaggaaaaatgatttttttttccttctcttagatAACATCCCATATGTAGAAGATGTTTTAGCACATGGAAATCTGATGAAGAACATGATACAGAGAGATTTCAGTTCTGGGTACTTGAGAGACAAGGGATAACAACATCAATCTTTAGTGGTACTCAGAATGGATTTGTCCCTGTGTGAAGGTGATGATAGTATACAGgcaatatatataataaatctcGATGGAACTTGTTTTTATTCCTCTAGCAAATGACGTGAGCATTTAACAGAGAATTTTTAAAGACGTAGTACCATTCCATATTAGTTACTTTTCTCCCCTCAGCAGAAGGTGTTAATCACattatcttttgttctttcctgaAGATGACTTATGACCACGGCACACCCAACAGTGTGATGGATTAACCCTCCAACAcacagactgctttccaattgATTTAATTTCCAGAGACAGTGGTGATGTTTTTCAAATGTTTACAGAGTAAACCCTTTCTGATGACAAATGGAAGTCTTACTACTCTGTCAGGGATAGCAAGACTCGAAGATGGCAAGGAGTGAAACACAGGTGACCTGGTCACCTCCTGGCTATTGAGAATTTCCCACCAATGGCCACTAGTGCTAGAAGGAACTCCAAAGTTGTGCTACAAGTGATCATGcctgagaaagaaaggaatactCCAGGAAAAGGCCATCATTGATTTGTTCaagtttgttttcatttcttccctcccgGGCCCCTCACCAGGATGAGAGGAAAGTGTCTTCTCTTGATTCCCAGGCGGGAAGACATGTGGTGTGACTTCACATCAACAACACATTCATGGAGATGTGTaagtaattagaaggaaaaaaagttgcTTGTTACGCCTCCCAGGTTTTATAACTTGCTGGGAGCCTTGCAAGGCTATCCGTGGGACTGTTACAGGCTCTTCCCCAGCAATGGATATGATATAGACTGGATTCCCTGACCTGTTTAAGGAATGGGGCAATTCCAGTCAACCATGTTTTTTATTAAACATAGCATTACTGCATATTACATCTTATCAACAGTTTCTTGAAGAATTTGCAATATTCTGCAAACATCAAGATTtgcttaatagatttttttttccttctttgaagatACAGAATGAACTTCAAGGTCTCAAATTCCATCACTTTGTGCTATGAAATATTACTTATCTCTGTAAAAAATATGAGAATGTTCTGGTCATTTTGGAAGTCTGGGTTATAGAATGAATTTCAGCTAACATAGAAGTCACTGGAGCCTGGGTTGAAATGGGTCCCTGTTGGACATTTTCTAGAAAGCAAACCTCAACACCGAGGTTGTAACCTTCGTGTAACGCAGAGGCTGGTGACCTCTAAGACTCTGGTTAGATGGTGAGATGGACTCAAAGATACTGGCTAACTCTAGAAAGATGGAAACAAATGTTTGCAAGACATGATAGCAAGGGAAAGAGCAAACACAAAGAAGCATAGTGGAACTTGTTAAAGCTTTTGTTTCTTCAATTCTTttctgagagtcagtgtggcacAGTGCAAAAGGGGCTAGGTatgggattcaaatcctacttcaccTAATTAGTAGCTtggtgtccttgggcaaatcatttcatttctaaaagGGTAAGTTTTCTCATGAGGGTTTAGATGATCAGATGAacccaaggtcccttctaatctAAAATTATGATCATATGACTCAATACTTGCTTGGGGATTTGACTTCCTTCTTTCTAAGAGTGAGCAGAGCTGAGGAGCCAAGGCTCTGAAGGACACAGGTTTACCGTCAACTGGAAACATCCTTTGATCATACTTTAATGCTCTCTgtgtccttccctctctccacacTGAGGAAACCAGTATtttcaatcagcaagtatttattaaacacatatcaCGTACCAGGTATGGTACTGAGTACATGGGGacagaaatacaaaatacaacacagtccttactctcaaagagcttctaATCCAGCTGTCTCTTTcccctatcatcatcatcatcatcatcatcatcattattagtcCCTCTACTATTAAAACCTGAT from Notamacropus eugenii isolate mMacEug1 chromosome 1, mMacEug1.pri_v2, whole genome shotgun sequence includes these protein-coding regions:
- the LRRTM1 gene encoding leucine-rich repeat transmembrane neuronal protein 1, whose amino-acid sequence is MDFLLLGLCLNWLLRKPPGWMVCVLGVGFQMLPAAQSGCPQLCRCEGRLLYCESLNLTEAPHNLSGMMGLSLRYNSLSELRDGQFTGLMQLTWLYLDHNHICSVEGDAFQKLRRVKELTLSSNQISQLANTTFRPMPNLRSVDLSYNNLQALAPDLFHGLRKLTTLHMRANAIKFVPVRIFQDCRSLKFLDIGYNQLKSLARNSFAGLFKLTELHLEHNDLVKVNLAHFPRLVSLHSLCLRRNKVAIVVNSLDWVWRLEKLDLSGNEIEYMEPHAFEAVPHLDSLQLDSNRLTYIDPRILNSWKSLSSITLSGNVWDCGRNVCALASWLSNFKGRYDGNLLCASPEYAQGEDVLDAVYAFHLCEDAADPTSGHLLSTVTNHSDRAANISPATTVSAGGVQDVEGARTTDAVGGVTVPVEHAENAVQIHKVVTGTMALIFSFLIVVLVLYVSWKCFPASLRQLRQCFVTQRRKQKQKQTMHQMAAMSAQEYYVDYKPNHIEGALVIINEYGSCSCHQQPARECEV